A region of Geobacillus sp. 46C-IIa DNA encodes the following proteins:
- a CDS encoding PTS transporter subunit EIIC codes for MNREQQMAASILQHVGGKENITRIAHCMTRVRVSLRDPGKVNMDALKQIEGVMGVIEDETLQIVVGPGVVNKVAAALCELTGLELGEVIEDGMEDIAEQTKAKVKARQQTPLKRLLRKIGSIFIPLIPGLVASGIINGIANFAKNAGVDPQTTWLQLLLLIGGGIFASLGVLVGYNTAKEFGGTPVLGAIAGILVFNPALADIKLFGEALTPGRGGLFAVLLAAWLMAVVEKRVRSFVPNAVDIIVTPLITVLIVCLFTLIAVQPLAGWLSLAITSGLKAVLDIGGVVAGAVLAGTFLPLVMVGLHHGLTPIHMELIQKLGSTPLLPVLAMAGAGQVGAAMAVYVKTKNKRLRNIIKGALPVGFLGIGEPLLYGVTLPLGRPFVTACLGAAVGGAFQAVMKTAAFGIGVSGLSLIPLIADGKYVIYFIGLVISYTFGFLFTYWFGFKEEMAAHI; via the coding sequence ATGAATCGAGAACAACAAATGGCGGCATCAATACTTCAACATGTTGGAGGAAAAGAAAACATCACCCGCATAGCCCATTGCATGACGCGGGTGCGCGTGTCGCTGCGCGATCCGGGCAAAGTGAACATGGACGCCTTAAAACAGATCGAAGGGGTCATGGGAGTCATTGAGGATGAGACTTTGCAAATCGTCGTTGGCCCGGGCGTGGTCAATAAAGTGGCGGCTGCGCTATGCGAGCTTACCGGTCTAGAGCTTGGAGAAGTGATCGAAGATGGGATGGAGGACATCGCAGAGCAGACAAAAGCAAAAGTGAAAGCGCGCCAGCAAACGCCGTTAAAGCGATTGCTTCGCAAAATCGGCAGCATCTTCATCCCGCTCATTCCCGGGTTGGTGGCGTCAGGGATTATTAACGGCATCGCCAACTTTGCGAAAAACGCCGGTGTGGATCCGCAGACGACATGGCTGCAACTGTTGCTTTTGATAGGCGGCGGGATTTTTGCTTCGCTTGGCGTGTTAGTCGGATATAATACAGCGAAAGAGTTTGGCGGCACCCCTGTATTAGGGGCGATTGCCGGTATTCTCGTATTCAACCCGGCGCTGGCTGATATCAAACTATTTGGGGAAGCGCTTACGCCCGGAAGGGGAGGATTGTTTGCCGTTTTGCTTGCCGCTTGGCTCATGGCGGTAGTCGAAAAACGGGTGCGTTCGTTTGTGCCGAATGCGGTCGATATTATTGTCACGCCGCTCATTACCGTGTTAATCGTCTGCCTGTTCACCTTGATCGCGGTACAGCCGCTTGCCGGATGGTTGTCGTTAGCGATTACAAGCGGGTTGAAAGCGGTGCTTGACATCGGTGGAGTAGTCGCTGGTGCTGTGTTGGCCGGAACGTTTTTGCCGCTCGTGATGGTTGGATTGCATCACGGATTAACCCCGATTCATATGGAGTTGATTCAAAAATTGGGCTCGACACCGCTACTGCCGGTATTGGCGATGGCCGGAGCTGGTCAAGTCGGGGCGGCGATGGCCGTGTATGTCAAAACAAAAAACAAGCGGCTTCGCAACATTATCAAAGGGGCGTTGCCGGTTGGATTTTTAGGCATCGGGGAACCGCTGTTGTACGGGGTGACATTGCCGCTTGGGCGGCCGTTTGTTACTGCGTGCCTTGGGGCGGCCGTCGGCGGTGCATTTCAAGCAGTGATGAAAACAGCGGCGTTTGGCATTGGCGTATCCGGACTGTCACTCATCCCCCTTATTGCGGATGGAAAGTATGTGATTTATTTCATCGGGCTCGTCATTTCGTACACGTTTGGGTTCCTATTTACGTATTGGTTCGGGTTTAAAGAAGAAATGGCGGCGCATATCTAG
- a CDS encoding MupG family TIM beta-alpha barrel fold protein — protein sequence MLSFSFYLFQPLEQIEETFQLAARFGAKQLFTSLHVSKGQELRERKKLDHIRQFAFRYGIGVVADATPAVMARLSADTDIGAALGRWGIVGLRLDDGFSMKEAASLSKQVSVVLNASTMTERECKELASYQADESNVEAWHNFYPRPETGLGGETMLAQNQRLRRYGIETIGAFIPGDAKKRGPLYEGLPTLEAHRKADPVYAYIELVETYGIKKVFIGDLAVSDGVLRRMDWVRSGVIPIRYRPIVGAGWLSLVETVHTNRRDAARDVIRSVESRCSIAWPQEALHPIPAEPRRTGSITIDNERYGRYAGELQMALVDLPADDRVNVIGQVIEEDMPLLRYIRGGRRFCLIRC from the coding sequence ATGCTTTCTTTTTCGTTTTATCTTTTTCAGCCGCTCGAGCAAATCGAAGAAACATTTCAGCTTGCAGCGCGGTTTGGAGCGAAACAGTTGTTCACCTCGCTGCATGTTTCAAAAGGCCAAGAGCTTAGGGAGCGAAAAAAACTTGATCATATCCGCCAGTTTGCTTTCCGCTATGGCATCGGGGTCGTGGCTGATGCCACCCCCGCCGTCATGGCGCGTCTGTCAGCCGACACCGACATCGGGGCGGCGCTCGGGCGTTGGGGGATTGTCGGGCTGCGGTTGGATGACGGCTTTTCTATGAAAGAAGCCGCTTCGTTGTCCAAACAAGTGAGTGTCGTGTTGAACGCCAGTACGATGACAGAACGGGAATGCAAAGAGCTGGCCTCTTATCAAGCGGACGAATCCAATGTGGAGGCATGGCATAATTTTTATCCCCGCCCGGAAACAGGGCTGGGAGGGGAGACGATGTTGGCGCAAAATCAACGGTTGCGCCGGTATGGCATTGAGACGATCGGCGCGTTTATTCCTGGTGATGCAAAAAAGCGTGGGCCGCTTTATGAAGGGTTGCCGACGTTAGAAGCCCACCGGAAAGCTGACCCCGTCTACGCCTATATCGAACTAGTGGAAACCTATGGGATAAAGAAGGTGTTTATCGGCGACCTCGCCGTATCGGATGGGGTGCTTAGGCGCATGGATTGGGTGCGGTCAGGCGTTATCCCCATCCGCTACCGGCCGATTGTTGGAGCAGGTTGGTTGTCTTTGGTCGAAACAGTGCATACGAACCGGCGCGATGCGGCTCGCGATGTAATTCGTTCCGTTGAATCGCGTTGCTCCATTGCATGGCCGCAGGAAGCGCTGCATCCCATCCCCGCCGAGCCTCGTCGAACAGGCAGCATCACGATTGACAACGAACGGTACGGCCGTTACGCCGGTGAATTGCAGATGGCTTTGGTCGATCTCCCGGCTGATGATAGAGTCAATGTCATCGGTCAGGTGATCGAGGAAGATATGCCGTTGCTTCGGTACATTCGCGGCGGCCGACGATTTTGTCTCATTCGCTGCTAG
- a CDS encoding aldo/keto reductase family protein produces MKYRKLGRTGLKVSEISLGSWLTYGNSVEKETAIRVIDKAYELGINSFDTANVYARGEAENIVGEALRKYPRESYVLATKVFWPMGDGPNDRGLSRKHVFEQLHASLKRLQLDYVDIYYCHRYDKETPVDETLRTIDDLVRQGKVLYVGVSEWTAQQIQEALGTADRYLLDRVVVNQPQYNMFHRYIEKEVIPVCEQNGISQIVFSPLAQGVLTGKYKRGQALPADSRAADPKANTFIQGLLNDEVLMKVEQLEKVAAELGITLSQLALAWVLRQPNVASALIGASRPEQVEENVKAVDVALSEEVLEKIEGILA; encoded by the coding sequence ATGAAGTACCGAAAACTCGGCCGCACCGGGCTTAAGGTGAGCGAAATCAGTTTAGGCAGCTGGCTTACATATGGAAATTCCGTAGAAAAAGAAACCGCCATCCGCGTCATTGACAAAGCGTATGAGTTGGGCATCAATTCGTTTGACACGGCGAATGTGTATGCGCGCGGGGAAGCGGAAAACATCGTCGGCGAGGCGCTCCGCAAATACCCGCGCGAGTCGTACGTCTTGGCAACGAAAGTGTTTTGGCCGATGGGCGACGGCCCGAACGACCGCGGTCTATCGCGCAAGCATGTGTTTGAGCAGCTCCATGCGAGCTTAAAGCGGCTGCAACTGGATTATGTCGATATCTACTACTGCCACCGCTATGACAAAGAGACGCCGGTCGATGAAACGCTGCGCACGATCGACGACCTCGTCCGTCAAGGAAAAGTGCTCTATGTGGGCGTCAGCGAATGGACAGCCCAGCAAATTCAAGAAGCGCTCGGCACCGCCGACCGCTATTTGCTCGACCGAGTCGTCGTCAACCAGCCGCAATACAACATGTTCCACCGCTACATCGAAAAAGAAGTCATTCCGGTGTGCGAACAAAACGGCATCAGCCAAATCGTTTTCTCGCCGCTCGCTCAAGGGGTGCTGACCGGCAAATACAAACGAGGGCAAGCGTTGCCAGCTGACAGCCGCGCCGCCGATCCGAAAGCGAACACGTTCATCCAAGGATTGCTCAATGACGAAGTGTTAATGAAAGTGGAACAGCTCGAAAAAGTTGCTGCTGAGCTCGGCATTACGTTATCGCAGCTTGCTCTCGCCTGGGTATTGCGCCAGCCGAACGTTGCCAGCGCCTTAATCGGCGCCAGCCGCCCGGAACAAGTGGAAGAAAACGTCAAGGCGGTCGATGTTGCGTTAAGCGAAGAGGTGCTGGAGAAAATTGAGGGGATTTTAGCGTAA